Within the Gloeobacter kilaueensis JS1 genome, the region ATAAGCTCTGTCGCTTTTAATATTGAGCTGCTGCATACTGATTTTTCTACTTTCTACCTTCTAGAGTACCAAGCTGAATAGCAGCCTGCAGCCGAAAATGAGCTTCAGACTACAAGAATCTTTTGAGCGGGTTTAGGAAACTATACAGATAGCTTAGATGGATCTTGCATAAACAGTCCGCTCGGCTCATATCAAGTGACGGAGTGTAGTTTCTGGGCCAGCCATGCCCCGGAGAGCCTTTGTGATGCAACATCACTGTCGTCTGATTCTTTGTGCAGGATTATCACTGTCGAGCGCTCTTTGCCTCTTGGTAGCAGCAGGTCATCCCGTGCAGGCCCAATCTACTACTGTCCCATCTGCAGAAACTACTCCTACACCAACTGAGGCGGACAAACTGTCAGACCAAGCAGGACAATTGGTGAAGCAGGGCAAGTATGTGGAAGCTGTGACCCTGGCTCAGCGGGCTTTGAAATTGAGGCAGGAACAACTGAAATCACCGCACAAGCTGATCGCTGATAGCCTGCGGTTGATAGCAGCCCTATATTTTGTGCAAAAGGATTTTGGTCAGGCACAACTCTTTGCCCAGCAGGCAGTGACAATGCACGAGCAAGTGTTGGGCCCAGAGCATCCTGAAGTCGCCAAAAGTCTTAATCTTCTAGGAAGTATATACCATGCTTCTAGCAACTATGAACAAGCAGAATTGATCCTCAAGCGAGCACTAGCGATTAGAGAAAAAGCTTTCGGACCAGAACATTCTGAGACGGCTGCTAGTCTTAGCAATTTAGCCCTTGTGTACCATACCTTCGGTAACTATGGCCAGGCAGAGCTTCTATACAAGCGCGCTCTTGCTATTCATGAAAAAGCCTTTGGGCCTGAGCATCTCACCGTGGCTTCTATCATTAACAACTTAGCCAATCTGTATCGAGATCTTGGTAACTATAAACAAGCAGAATCATTGTTCAGGCGTGCTCTAGCAATTCGAGAAAAATTTCTTGGGATGGAACATCCTGAGATCGCTATAGCTCTTGGTAATCTGGGCACTGAACTTCGTGCGTCCGGCGACTACCATAAAGCAGAACCATTGTTCAAGCGTTCCTTAACCATTTTGGAAAAGAGCCTTGGACCGGAGAGTCCTGATGTGTCTTATGCTCTCGAAAATTTAGCAGAGGCGTATAGTGACCAGGGTGATTTCGCTAAGGCAGAGCCATTATTCAAGCGTGCCATCGCTATCCAAGAAAAATCTCTTGGTCCAGAGCACTACGTTTTGTCCACTGTACTTATGAGCCTGGCTTCTAATTATGTCAGTATAGGTAACTATGAACAAGCAGAGTCACTCTATCTGCGCGCCATCGCTATTCGGGAAAAAGTGCTGGGTCAAGAAAATCCCGAGGTAGCTACCTCCCTGCAGAAAATCGGTCTTTTTTATCTTGACAGGCAGGCTCACCAAGCTGACCCATCTTCCCAGGTACCTTTGGAGTCTCTAACGCGCAGCCTTGAAATTCAAGAGAAAAACCTGTCGCTCAACCTTAGTCTTGGTGTGGAAGAACGAAAACGCGAGTACCTAAGCACTTTCCGTGATAGTACCGACATTGCCATTGCTGCTCATCTGCAATCGGCCCCCAAAGATCCTGCGGCTGCCCGGCTTGCCCTGGAAACGATTCTGCGTCGCAAAGGTCGTCTGCTCGATCAACTGAGTAACACTCTGGCTCTGTCTGCTCTACGTCAACGCTTAGAACCGGCACAGCAAACTCTGCTCAATCAGATCGTTGCCAATCGCGCTCAACTAGCCAAGCTCATTTACAAACAAACCGCTACTGAAAACCTCGATGCCCAAAAATACCAGGCCGATGTCAGTCAGGTACAACAACAACTCAAACAACTGGAAGACCAACTGGCCATTCGCAGTGCTGAGTTTCGTTCCCAGCGACAGCCTGTAACTCTTACTGCTGTCGAGGAAAAGCTACCCGCTGATGCGGCCTTGCTCGAATTAGTGCGCTACCGTCCCTTGAACTTTGCTGCCATTAAACTCACTGAGCGCTTTGGGGCTGAGCACTACGCTGCCTATGTGCTCCTGCCCGACGGAAGCATTCAGGGAACCGACCTCGGGGAGGCACAGAAGATTGATCAGATGGTGAGCGACCTGCGGCAGTCCCTCAGTTCACCCAGCAAGTCAATCAGGGCAGTTCGCGCTCAGGCCCATCAGCTATACGAGCAGATTGTCCAACCGCTGCAACCGTTTCTGGGTTCAACTCGCCATCTACTCATCTCGCCTGACAGCTCGCTGCATCTGCTGCCGTTCGCTCCTTTAGTCGATGGGCAAGGACACTACCTGATCGAAAAGTTCACCCTTACTTACATCAACTCTGGACGCGACCTTCTGCGCGTAGCCGAAAGCTCGACCACTGCCCAAAAGCCGCTGATCCTGGCGAATCCGAGTTTCCAGAGCGCCAGATGGCAGGTGGCAAGCCGAGCTGCTGCAGGTGATAGCTCGCGCGGCAGTGACGACAACCCGCGCTCCGTTGAACTAGCAAAGTTGTTGAGCTTCGAGCCTTTGTCCTGGACGAGCACAGAAGCGAAGGCCGTGCAGTCGATCCTGAATTTACCAGATGATCGGGTGCTCACCGGTGAACAGGCAACTGAAAATGCGCTCAAACAGGTGCATGGACCGGCGCTGTTGCACATTGCCACCCACGGCTTTTTCTTTCCCGATGCGCGCCGCGTGGATGGCCAGCCGATCGAAAATCCGCTTTTGCGCTCGGGCCTCATCCTGGCAGGAGCCCAGAACCGGGCCAGTGGTGGAGAGGATGGCATCATCTCCGCCCTTGAACTGGCTGACCTCGACCTGCGCGGTACCCAACTGGTCGTACTGTCAGCCTGTCAAACCGGTCTGGGAGAGGTGAGCAGCGGAGAGGGTGTCTACGGCCTGCGGCGGGCATTAATCCTTGCAGGGGCGCGCAGCCAACTGGTGAGTCTGTGGCAGGTAGCGGACAAGGCCACAGCCCAACTGATGAGCGGCTACTACCAGAAGCTGCGAACAGGAGCGGGACGGAGCGAAGCGATGCGTCAGGTGCAGCTGCAGTGGCTGCAATCAGCCTCCGGATCGCTACTGCACCCGTACTACTGGGCTGGATTCATCCCATCGGGAGACTGGCAACCGCTGCCCGCGTCCACTTTTCACGGAGCAGCCAAAAAATCATTGGGCAAGAAGGTTAATTTCGTTGCCAATGTAGATAACTAAAAACAGAGACACAAGACGATTGGCCTTGCCAGCAGGGAGCCAGTCTTCTTTCCTTTTCGTTCAGCATACTACTGAACGAGCGGGAGTCATTGTGTCTGTTCAAAGATTCGCTTGAAATACGTTCCCTTCCTACCTGCCGCAAAATACCGACTCGAAATATCAGAGGAGAAGAATCATGCGTACCCTCATAGCTTGCCTGACTGCTACCCTGTTTTTGCCAACGGTAGCCTTTGCCCAGACAACTGCTACAGCCTACGCTGAAAGATCCGAAGTTGTGGCAACTGGCAAAACAATTCAACTTTTTGGTGTACCAACTATCAGCGCTGATGGTGAAACGCAATACTTTGATGTAACCGTTACCCTTCCCCTGACGAGTGGTGGTACATTCGGAAACAAAGCGACTGTCAAGTCAGTCCGTTCACCAATAGTCGATACCACAGAGTTCATACCAGGTACCTACACTTGGTCGAACGCAAGCTATACATGCAGTGTCCTCGCTTCGCCTTTCGGTGGTAGAACAGAGTTTGATATGACTTGCACAGAGTCTTCTGGACTGGTTCAACTGATAGCGACGTGGTACACCGGTCCTATCGCTGGCAATCCATACGAAGCAGAATTGACTCAGGCAGGTCTCAACACATTGTCTGGCAATGACCAGTACTCGTGGGGTAGAGTCAACCAGTACAACACTACTATTCTCGGCTGCTTCAATTCGCCAGATCTTTTTGGAGCGCGGCAGATTGGCAACACGTTGACTTTGACAAACTTTGGTTCGAATACCATCGTTGATTGTCAGGCAAACTTGAACAAAGCCCCTTAGTTCCTGTCTTCTGTGAGGCTACTGCGGCTACTTCACACTCATTTCCCAACCACTGAGCGTGAGTTTGTGAGCAGCTCAACTCTATCTGGACGAGATTGATGCACTCAAACTCTTGTCCGGGTAAGCAACATTTTTTCGCAAATTCGAGGAAGAACAATGAATACTCTCCAGAGAATGGCAGCTCCTGCTGTCCTGTTGATTCTGGTCACGCCTGTTCAGGCACAGATGTTGCGCTCGGCACCCGCGCCCCAGTTAAAAACCAGTCTCCAGGCTTCTCCCCAAATCACGATGATTCCTGCAGGTACCCAGGCCAACCTGATCGTGCTTTTGAGCCCAGGAAGTACGTTACCGCTGATGGAAGATCGACCGGTGACAATTGCTGTAGGTGGTCAGATTGGGGAAGTGGCGTTGCCCCAGGGAACGTTTCTGGTCGGCAAGCTGACCCGTGCAGAGGATTCCAAAGCAATTCTGCACTTCGAGAGCCTGCTTGTCGGTAATCGTATTTACACGGTGCAGGCGACCAGTGCCCCGCTCGATGCTCAGATGGTCTATGACCGGGCAGCCGCTCAGCAAGCTCAAGCCAGAGCGAATGCAGTCCAAAGCCAGGGACAGACAACCAATGCGCTGATTCAGACGGGTACGACTATGGCCCATGCCGTCGGTGGTTTTGGGCTCGGTTCGCTCTTTGGTGCGGTAGGCTCGCTCGCCGGCTCTGCCCAGCAGGCCCAGGCCAACAACGAAGCCGCCCGGATTGCTGCATCGGCCCAAAAGCTGTCCGCTTCCGTGACGGCACTGCAGACATTGAGCGTTCAGTTCCAGAGTGAAGTCGATCTTAAACGTCCGTTTGCAGAACTTCCCTCCAGCATTCCGCCAACTGCCGGGTACATGCCGGGCGCTCCTCCACCCGGATATCCACCTGCTGTCAATCAACGCGAATGATGTGCTGACCGACTTCGCGCAGGGTGAGGCTCTCGCCACCTATGAATCCGTAGCGCCAACGATGCAGCTGTTAAACTACCGGGGATTATCGGCTGGGAAGCGGTGCGTACCGACCACATTTTCTACAAACTCTTGCGGGCTTTTCCGGAAACGCTCTTTGTCCTGGCAGGTACGTTACCTCCAGCAGCGGGCGAATACCGCTTCGACTCCGTGGAGGTAAAAGAGACGGCATTGCGCATCGATGGCGTCCTGGTGCCCTCCTCGACCAATCAGCCCTACTACTTTGCTGAGGTGCAGTTTCAAGCGGATAAGGACATCTACTGGCGATTGTTCACCGAACTGCTGATGTATATGCGCCAGTCTGCGCCAGAAGGTGACTGGCGGGCAGTACTGATTTTTCCCAACCGCACGCTGGATGTGGAGGCACCGATGGCCTTGAGTACTCTGGCAATGGACGAGCGTTTAGTGCGAGTGTATCTCGACGAGATTGCCGTGGAGGAGGACGGTCCGCTGGGCCTGTCGCTGGTTGGGCTGGTTGTCGAGGAGGAGCGAACTTTGCCCGGACGGGCAGGACGGTTGCTGGAACGCGCCTGCAGGCAATTGCCCGCAGGGGAAACCAGAAGGCAGGTGCTCGAATTGATCGAGACTATCATTGTGTACAAGCTGCGGTACGGTCCAGAGGAGCTTCGAGCGATGTTCACCCTCGATGAATTGGAGAACACTCCCTACGTGCAGGGACTGAAGGCAGAGGCCAGACATAAAGCGGAGCGAGAAAAAGCGTTGTCTTTGATCCTCCGTCAACTTGCCCGACAGGTGGGTGCTTTGGCACCTGAGGTCAGTGAGCACATCGACAAGCTCTCGGACAGCCAACTCGATGCCCTGGCCGAAGCTTTGCTCGGTTTCGGCTCGGCGGCAGATCTGCAAAGCTGGCTCGACAGGCAGCTGCCCGGCTGAGTGCGGCAATCCAGCCCGGTTCTCTAAGAGTCCACGTACTGCTCAAGCAAGGCTTTTTGTTTGTAGCGGCGCAGTTTGCGCAGGGCTTCGACCTCGATCTGGCGGATGCGCTCGCGGGTAAGGTCGAAGCGCTGACCGACCTCGCGCAGGGTAAGGCTCTCGCCCCCTTCGAGGCCGAAGCGCAGGGCGAGCACCTGCCTCTCCATTGGCCGGAGCATCTTGAGGGCGTTCTGCAATTCTTCGGCTAGAGCGTTCTGCACCATCTCGTCGAAGGGCCGCTCCGCCTGGCCGTCCTCAATCATCTCGCCCAGGGAAATGTCACCTTCGCCGCCGACAGTCAGGTCCAGCGAGACCGGCTGGCGGGCCATTTCCTGGATGCTGCGCAGTTTTTTGACCTTCATCTCAAGGCGGGCCGCCAGTTCTTCGTCGCTCGGTCGCCGCCCCAGTTCGACGGTGGCGAGGCGCATCTCGCGGCGCACCTTGCGCACCTTCTCGACCATGTGGATGGGCAGGCGGATCGTGCGGGCCTGGTTGGCGATGGCGCGGGTGATGCTCTGGCGGATCCACCAGGTCGCGTAAGTCGAAAAGCGAAAGCCTTTTTCGGGATCGTATTTTTCGGTAGCCCGCATCAGGCCGATGTTGCCCTCCTGGATCAAATCGAGAAAGGGCAGGTTGCGGCCAATGTATTTTTTGGCGATCGAGACCACCAGCCGCAGGTTGGCGTTGATCAGCCGCCGCTGGGCCCACAGGCCCTGGCGGACCGCTTCGATGAGTTCCTCGCCCCTGCGGCCCATAAATTCGGCTACCTCCTCCTCGGCGGGAGGCCGCATCAGACGGACGGTCAACTCCTCGCGCGCCGCGTCGATGGCAAGTTTGGCCTGAATGAGCCGGGAGAGGCGAATTTCATCCTCCGCGCTCACTCGCGCAATGCGACCAATTTCGTTGAGATAGAGATCCACCAAGTCGTCGCTGCGCTCGAGCGCCTGCCGCCCAGAGCCAGTCTCCTCGCGCTCCGCTTCGCCCTCGAGCAGGTAGTCCTCTCGCTGGTGCTTCCCTCTCACCTTTGCTCTCCCCGTTTGCGTCTGTGTCTTAAGGTTACGGAAAACCCCAAAATCGATGTGAACGAAAATCGATCATCAGCTAATATTTTTTTATGGTTACAAGTGGGATCTGTCTGGTCAGAACCTGCTCAAGTTTCGCTCATAGCCTTTCCTGGTTTATCGATTATCGATCATGGCTCAGGCAGACGTGACAAAATTTGGTACGCCCGTCCGACCGACCAATCTGATTGGTCCCCAGGTGCGCTACCTGCGCGAGCGGCTGGGACTGACGCAAGATGAGCTGGCTGGGCGGTTGAGCCGCTACGGACTGGAGCTGGACTACGTCAAAATTGGCCAGATCGAAAACGGCAAGCGCCGGGTGATCGACTGGGAGCTGGTGGGCTTTGCCCGCGCCCTTGGGGTGTCGGTGGACTGGTTACTGTACGGCGATGAGGGGAGACTTTAAGCGATGAACGTTGCACTGCCACTGGGACGCTTCGATCTGTTCTTGCAGGCAGGCCGCCTGCTGTCGCACCACCTGGCACGGGCCGGGGGGATTCAGGCGCGGGCGTTCGAGACGGCCCTCGCGCTGCAATATTTTCGGGAACTGGTGCCGGTGGTCGGCAGCGAACGGGGCATCGGCCTCGACGAGGTGGCAGGCCGCATCTGCGACGGCATGTACCGCAAGAGCGACGGGCGGTTGCCCCGTGGACCCCAGGGCGAAGACCTGATCTGGCCCCTGCTCAACCTCGACCGCGACGGGGTGCCCCAGCCGCTGTTGCCCCAGACCAGCGAGCAGTCCGATTTTCGCTGGCACAAGCTGTGCAACGGCCAGCGCGGCATCGGCTGCCACGCGGCGGCGCTGCACTTCTGGCAGGACAACAGCTTTATCGAGAGCGACCGCGATCTCTGCCCGTTTCGGGTCTACGACGGCCAGACGCCCCTGATGATCGATCAGGGCCGCCAGAAGTGCGGCTTCGACGGCAATCCCTGCGGCTGGCAACCGGGGCTGCCGAAATTTTTGCAGGTGCTGGGTCCGGGCCGCGACGCGCAGCTGAGCCGCGTTCCCTGGACGGTGCGGATGTGGCAGGCGCTGGTACCGCCGGAGGCAGCGCTGCCGGTCTATCCAGTAATTGCCAGTCTGTATTTTGCAGCCCCCCACCTGGTCCACGAGCGGCACAGCATTACCCCCGAGCAGTTCCGCGCCGACTTCGGTTTCGACGAGGAGGTTTTTGCCGCCCTTTTTAACGGCAATCGCGACCAGCCCCTGAACCGCCACCTGCTCGAATCGATCGATGCTCCCCTGCCAGATACACCCCTGACGGCGGCGCAACTGATGCTGCCGGTTTTGCCGCCGGAGCGCGAGCGCAGCCGACCGACGGGTGGACGGCTGGTGGTCGATCCCGACGAAAAGCCCCGCTACGCCCGCAGCAACAAGTCGAGCGGCATCTCCCAAGATCCGCTCCTCGCTGAGCGGCGGCGGCGACGCCAGCTGGAGCGCACCGCCCGCCACGACGAGACGCTCACCCAGTTTCGCCGCTGGTTCCGCCTGGCCGGCAAAGAGGTGCGCGAGGACACCGATACGTTCGACTTTCTGGCGATCGACGAAAATCTGGTGCTGCTCGCCGAAATCAAGATTCTCGGCCAGCAAGATCTGGCTGATGCCATCCAGGAGACGGTGGGCCAGTTGCTCTATTACCGGCGCTTTGCCCTGGCTCCCTGGCGCGAGGAGGGCTATCCGATCGCGATGGCCGCTGTCTTCGAGCGCCCGCCCTTCGGCGAATTTGTCGATTTTCTGCGCGAGGTGAATATTCATACCTACTGGATCGGCGAGGATCAGCACATCGACGGCCCCGAGGAGAGCCTGGCGCTCATCCGGGCGCTGGGGGTGCAGGTGCGCGCTGACCCCGAGCTGATGCGCGGCTGAATCAACTTTGCAGTGCCAACCAGGCCCGCAGGACTTCGGCTACCGACCAGGCTTGGGCGATGCAGCCACGGGGAATAAAAGGCGGTTTGCCCTCGAAGATCTCGCTCACACTGCCCAGCCCCGCGTCCAAAAGGTGCCGGGCAATCGGGTCTAAAAAAGATAGCGCCAGTAGTGGGTCGCCGTAGACGCGCCGGTGGGCGAGGGCAAATGGGCCGAGTAACCAGGCCCAGGCGGTGCCCTGGTGGTAGGCGCTGTCTCGAGAACGCTGATCGCCCCGGTAATGGCCGATGTAGCCCGGCTCATCCGGAGCGAGGCTGCGCAGCCCGGAGGAGGCCAGCAGAGCGCGAGCGCAGGTATCGACCACCCGCCGCTGCTGCTCGGGGGTGAGCAGAACCTGGGAAAGCGAGACGGCAAAAAGCTGGTTGGGCCGCAGGGCCGGATCGTTGCCGTCCGGTCCGTCGAGCACATCGAAGCAATACCCCCGCTCCGCATTCCAGAAGCGCTGAAAGCCGTCTAAAGTCCGTTCTGCCAGCGCCTCGTAGCCGCCGCCGGGTTGGCTCAATTGTCTGGCAAAATCGGCCATCGTGCGAAGCGCACTGTACCAGAGGGCGTTGATCTCCACCGGCTTGCCGGTGCGCGGCGTCACCACCCAATCGCCCACCTTTGCGTCCATCCAGGTGAGCTGCACGCCGGGTACACCGGCGAAGAGCAGGCCGTCTGTCGGATCGAGGCAGATGCCGTAGCGGGTGCCCCGCTCGTGCCAGTCGATGATCTGCTTGAGGACCGGGAACAGTTCACTAAGGAGCGGCAGATCGCCGGTTGCCTCAAAGTACTGCTGCAGTG harbors:
- a CDS encoding CHAT domain-containing tetratricopeptide repeat protein; amino-acid sequence: MKQGKYVEAVTLAQRALKLRQEQLKSPHKLIADSLRLIAALYFVQKDFGQAQLFAQQAVTMHEQVLGPEHPEVAKSLNLLGSIYHASSNYEQAELILKRALAIREKAFGPEHSETAASLSNLALVYHTFGNYGQAELLYKRALAIHEKAFGPEHLTVASIINNLANLYRDLGNYKQAESLFRRALAIREKFLGMEHPEIAIALGNLGTELRASGDYHKAEPLFKRSLTILEKSLGPESPDVSYALENLAEAYSDQGDFAKAEPLFKRAIAIQEKSLGPEHYVLSTVLMSLASNYVSIGNYEQAESLYLRAIAIREKVLGQENPEVATSLQKIGLFYLDRQAHQADPSSQVPLESLTRSLEIQEKNLSLNLSLGVEERKREYLSTFRDSTDIAIAAHLQSAPKDPAAARLALETILRRKGRLLDQLSNTLALSALRQRLEPAQQTLLNQIVANRAQLAKLIYKQTATENLDAQKYQADVSQVQQQLKQLEDQLAIRSAEFRSQRQPVTLTAVEEKLPADAALLELVRYRPLNFAAIKLTERFGAEHYAAYVLLPDGSIQGTDLGEAQKIDQMVSDLRQSLSSPSKSIRAVRAQAHQLYEQIVQPLQPFLGSTRHLLISPDSSLHLLPFAPLVDGQGHYLIEKFTLTYINSGRDLLRVAESSTTAQKPLILANPSFQSARWQVASRAAAGDSSRGSDDNPRSVELAKLLSFEPLSWTSTEAKAVQSILNLPDDRVLTGEQATENALKQVHGPALLHIATHGFFFPDARRVDGQPIENPLLRSGLILAGAQNRASGGEDGIISALELADLDLRGTQLVVLSACQTGLGEVSSGEGVYGLRRALILAGARSQLVSLWQVADKATAQLMSGYYQKLRTGAGRSEAMRQVQLQWLQSASGSLLHPYYWAGFIPSGDWQPLPASTFHGAAKKSLGKKVNFVANVDN
- a CDS encoding DUF2887 domain-containing protein produces the protein MRTDHIFYKLLRAFPETLFVLAGTLPPAAGEYRFDSVEVKETALRIDGVLVPSSTNQPYYFAEVQFQADKDIYWRLFTELLMYMRQSAPEGDWRAVLIFPNRTLDVEAPMALSTLAMDERLVRVYLDEIAVEEDGPLGLSLVGLVVEEERTLPGRAGRLLERACRQLPAGETRRQVLELIETIIVYKLRYGPEELRAMFTLDELENTPYVQGLKAEARHKAEREKALSLILRQLARQVGALAPEVSEHIDKLSDSQLDALAEALLGFGSAADLQSWLDRQLPG
- a CDS encoding helix-turn-helix domain-containing protein, with protein sequence MAQADVTKFGTPVRPTNLIGPQVRYLRERLGLTQDELAGRLSRYGLELDYVKIGQIENGKRRVIDWELVGFARALGVSVDWLLYGDEGRL
- a CDS encoding RNA polymerase sigma factor, RpoD/SigA family, yielding MRGKHQREDYLLEGEAEREETGSGRQALERSDDLVDLYLNEIGRIARVSAEDEIRLSRLIQAKLAIDAAREELTVRLMRPPAEEEVAEFMGRRGEELIEAVRQGLWAQRRLINANLRLVVSIAKKYIGRNLPFLDLIQEGNIGLMRATEKYDPEKGFRFSTYATWWIRQSITRAIANQARTIRLPIHMVEKVRKVRREMRLATVELGRRPSDEELAARLEMKVKKLRSIQEMARQPVSLDLTVGGEGDISLGEMIEDGQAERPFDEMVQNALAEELQNALKMLRPMERQVLALRFGLEGGESLTLREVGQRFDLTRERIRQIEVEALRKLRRYKQKALLEQYVDS